A genome region from Arachis duranensis cultivar V14167 chromosome 8, aradu.V14167.gnm2.J7QH, whole genome shotgun sequence includes the following:
- the LOC107463253 gene encoding uncharacterized vacuolar membrane protein YML018C-like: MVTVTGWRYRAGLFLIGTVVIIWVTSAEVTQDIFEDYKQPFAVTYLGASLMVVYLPVSYFKDWFCEYLKRRSSKSGKNAESVDKFFIRIGPPVKGSGIEKNFELEFGSVIRKDSKLGVSTLAEVKPLMAKYNDNTHVIKSEKQLTGKQIATYGFYIAPIWFLTEYFSNAALARTSVASSTVLSSTSGLFTLFIGAILGQDSLNVPKVVAVFVSMAGVLMTTLGKTWAADDDLISINEERSFVGDLFSILSAVSYGLFTVLLKKFCGEEGERVDVQKLFGYIGLFTLVALWWLIWPLMAMGLEPKFAVPQSAKMDEMVLANGFIGSVVSDYFWALCVVWTTPLVATLGMSLTIPLAMVADMVIHGRQYSVVYILGSVQVFAGFVLANLSDWLSKKWKSFKF, from the exons ATGGTGACGGTGACGGGTTGGAGATACAGGGCTGGGTTGTTCCTCATTGGCACTGTTGTTATTATATGGGTTACCTCCGCAGAAGTTACCCAG gATATTTTTGAAGATTATAAGCAACCGTTTGCAGTGACATATCTTGGAGCTTCTCTTATGGTAGTTTACCTCCCAGTATCATACTTTAAGGACTGGTTTTGTGAATATCTTAAACGACGGTCTTCTAAAAGTGGTAAAAACGCAGAAAGTgtagataaattttttatcagGATTGGCCCTCCAGTCAAAGGCAGTGGAATAGAGAAAAACTTTGAACTGGAATTCGGGAGTGTGATTCGGAAAGATAGCAAATTAGGCGTTTCGACTCTTGCCGAAGTCAAGCCGTTGATGGCCAAGTATAATGATAATACTCATGTGATAAAATCAGAGAAGCAACTTACCGGCAAGCAAATCGCTACTTATGGATTTTACATTGCACCTATCTGGTTTCTGACTGAG TACTTCTCAAATGCTGCTCTTGCACGAACAAGTGTCGCAAGTTCGACAGTATTATCATCCACATCCGGGCTTTTCACTCTTTTTATTGGTGCAATTTTGGGTCAAGACTCTCTAAATGTACCAAAAGTGGTTGCTGTTTTTGTCAGCATGGCTGGGGTTCTTATGACAACTCTGGGGAAAACTTGGGCTGCAGATGATGATTTAATATCAAT CAATGAAGAGCGCTCTTTCGTTGGAGatcttttcagcattctctcggCCGTGTCGTATGGCCTATTTACAG TTCTTCTTAAAAAGTTTTGTGGCGAAGAGGGAGAAAGAGTTGATGTGCAGAAGCTGTTTGGGTATATCGGACTCTTTACATTAGTCGCGCTTTGGTGGCTTA TCTGGCCATTGATGGCCATGGGACTTGAGCCCAAGTTTGCTGTTCCTCAATCTGCTAAAATGGATGAAATGGTTCTTGCCAATGGATTCATTGGAAGTGTGGTTTCAGATTACTTCTG GGCACTTTGTGTTGTATGGACAACTCCCCTTGTGGCCACTTTAGGCATGTCGCTCACCATTCCGCTTGCTATGGTGGCTGACATGGTGATCCATGGTCGGCAATATTCTGTAGTGTACATTCTTGGCTCAGTTCAG GTATTTGCTGGCTTTGTATTAGCTAACCTTTCAGATTGGTTGTCAAAGAAGTGGAAATCATTCAAATTTTAG
- the LOC107463251 gene encoding pentatricopeptide repeat-containing protein At5g66520-like, with the protein MINCCVLHPKINTPSPSSCSSMAELKQHHSLLIRLGLSSDNHAISPLITFSSLSPHGDLRYAVTLFSTLPNPDTFLFNTLIRAFSLSQTPSISLLFYSDMLHRALSPNNFTFPSLIKSSSLSATIHHGRQVHAHVLKFGFGSDVYALNALAHMYVSFGLLGDARKVFDRMPVRSVVSWTIMISGYAQWGLVDEALAVFELLPQKNSVAWNAVIAAFVGSNRFREAFGLFHRMRKEEEVELDMYVAATMLSACTGVGALEMGEWIHRYVVRSGIDLDSKLATTIIDMYCKCGCLDKAFKVFGGLQLKGLSSWNCMIGGFAMHGKGKDAIRLFREMEKEMVSPDSVTFVNVLSACAHSGLVEEGRYYFRYMTEVHGIEPAKEHYGCMVDLLARAGRLEEARKVTDEMPMNPDAGALGALLGACKIHGNLELGEEIGKRVIELEPGNSGRYVLLANIYADCGKWQEVANVRKVMNDRGVKKVPGFSMIEMEGTVNEFVAGERTHPLAQEVYAKVGEILESIKMVGYVPENEGVLHDLAEEEGESPLFYHSEKLAIAYGLLKNKPGETLRITKNLRVCKDCHQACKLISKVYECDIILRDRNRFHHFSNGSCSCNDYW; encoded by the coding sequence ATGATTAATTGCTGTGTCCTTCACCCGAAGATCAATacaccatcaccatcatcatgtTCATCCATGGCGGAACTCAAGCAGCACCACTCCCTTCTCATCCGCCTCGGCCTCTCCTCCGACAACCACGCCATCTCCCCACTCATCACCTTCTCCTCCCTCTCTCCACACGGCGATCTCCGCTACGCTGTCACCCTCTTTTCCACCCTCCCAAACCCTGACACCTTTCTCTTCAACACTCTTATCAGAGCCTTCTCCCTCTCCCAAACTCCCTCCATTTCCCTCCTCTTCTACTCTGACATGCTCCATCGCGCTCTCTCACCCAACAACTTCACCTTCCCCTCTCTCATCAAATCCTCATCACTCTCCGCTACAATTCACCATGGCAGACAGGTCCATGCCCATGTTCTCAAGTTTGGGTTTGGATCGGATGTTTATGCTCTCAATGCCTTAGCTCACATGTATGTTAGTTTTGGTTTGTTGGGTGATGCAAGGAAGGTGTTTGATAGAATGCCTGTGAGGAGTGTTGTGTCTTGGACTATTATGATTTCTGGGTATGCTCAATGGGGGCTTGTGGACGAGGCTCTCGCTGTATTCGAGCTCTTGCCACAGAAGAATTCTGTTGCTTGGAATGCTGTCATTGCGGCTTTCGTTGGCAGCAATCGGTTTCGAGAGGCTTTTGGTTTGTTTCATAGGAtgaggaaggaggaggaggtggagCTGGATATGTATGTAGCTGCTACCATGCTTTCTGCTTGTACTGGAGTTGGTGCTTTGGAGATGGGAGAGTGGATACATCGGTATGTTGTGAGGAGTGGGATTGATTTGGACTCGAAGCTCGCTACGACCATTATTGACATGTATTGCAAGTGTGGTTGTTTGGACAAGGCTTTCAAGGTGTTCGGTGGGTTGCAGCTGAAAGGCCTTTCTTCATGGAACTGCATGATTGGAGGGTTTGCAATGCatggaaaaggaaaagatgCTATTAGGCTTTTTAGGGAGATGGAGAAAGAGATGGTTTCCCCTGACAGTGTTACCTTTGTCAATGTCCTGAGTGCTTGTGCTCATTCGGGGTTAGTTGAGGAAGGCCGCTATTACTTTCGTTACATGACAGAAGTTCATGGCATTGAGCCTGCAAAGGAGCATTATGGCTGCATGGTTGATTTGCTTGCCAGGGCTGGAAGGCTGGAGGAAGCAAGAAAGGTCACAGATGAGATGCCAATGAACCCTGATGCCGGTGCGTTAGGTGCACTTCTCGGAGCTTGTAAAATCCATGGAAACCTCGAGTTAGGAGAGGAAATAGGCAAGAGGGTGATTGAGCTAGAGCCTGGAAATAGTGGCCGTTATGTACTACTAGCTAACATATATGCTGATTGTGGTAAATGGCAAGAAGTTGCTAATGTGAGGAAAGTGATGAATGATAGAGGAGTGAAGAAGGTGCCCGGCTTTTCGATGATCGAAATGGAGGGTACTGTTAACGAATTTGTTGCAGGAGAAAGGACTCATCCTCTGGCTCAAGAAGTGTATGCCAAAGTTGGTGAGATATTGGAATCAATCAAGATGGTTGGTTATGTTCCGGAAAATGAAGGTGTGTTGCATGATCTTGCTGAGGAAGAAGGGGAGAGTCCCCTGTTCTATCATAGCGAAAAGCTTGCAATTGCTTATGggttgttaaaaaataaaccaGGAGAAACCTTGAGAATCACAAAGAATCTGAGGGTTTGTAAAGACTGCCACCAAGCATGTAAATTGATCTCAAAAGTTTATGAGTGTGATATAATTCTAAGGGACAGGAATCGTTTCCACCATTTTAGCAATGGGAGTTGTTCTTGTAATGACTACTGGTGA
- the LOC107463254 gene encoding ER membrane protein complex subunit 7 homolog has protein sequence MQPKSPLLLLLLLSLQLFICFAFAQSTTGSAEGYTIYGRVKIPSNLGTKDYIIPGKVSNVKVILNGGQRVTFLRPDGYFSFHNVPAGTHLIEVAALGYFFSPVRVDVSARNPGKIQAALTESRRGLTEFVLEPLKEEQYYEIREPFSIMSIVKSPMGLMVGFMLIVVFLMPKLMENMDPEEMRRAQEEMRNQGVPSLASMLPGAARSN, from the exons ATGCAACCCAAATCGCCTTTGCtcctgcttcttcttctctctcttcaatTATTCATCTGCTTCGCATTCGCTCAATCTACCACCGG GTCCGCTGAAGGTTACACCATTTATGGTCGAGTGAAGATCCCCAGCA ATTTAGGAACAAAAGACTATATAATTCCCGGAAAAGTGTCGAATGTCAAAGTCATACTCAATGGTGGTCAGAGAGTTACTTTTTTGAGGCCTGATGGATATTTCTCATT CCACAACGTCCCTGCAGGGACTCATCTAATTGAAGTGGCTGCACTCGGCTATTTCTTCTCTCCG GTACGAGTTGATGTCAGCGCCAGAAACCCCGGCAAAATACAGGCAGCATTGACGGAAAGTAGGAGGGGGCTCACTGAGTTTGTATTAGAGCCATTGAAGGAGGAACAATATTATGAG ATTAGGGAACCATTCTCTATTATGTCCATTGTGAAAAGTCCAATGGGTCTGATGGTGGGATTTATGCTCATTGTTGTCTTCCTCATGCCCAAATTAATGGAGAACATGG ATCCAGAAGAAATGAGACGTGCACAAGAAGAAATGAGAAATCAAGGAGTTCCATCTTTGGCAAGCATGTTACCTGGTGCTGCAAGAAGCAATTAG
- the LOC107463298 gene encoding cysteine--tRNA ligase, chloroplastic/mitochondrial isoform X1, producing the protein MGTLSLSPSLLKFYKPFFFFSSIPHSTRPILFRSINNKKKLPSSSSFFCFSSSVGQSQPSTANSTFASKSEGQNLKGPSPELWLHNTMSKKRELLRPKVESKVGMYVCGVTAYDLSHIGHARVYVNFDLLFRYLKHLGYEVSYVRNFTDVDDKIIARANELGEDPISLSQRYCEEFCQDMITLNCLTPSVEPKVSEHMPQIIDMIEKILNNGYAYIVDGDVYYTVEKFPEYGKLSGRDLEDNRAGERVAVDSRKKHPADFALWKSAKSGEPFWESPWGPGRPGWHIECSAMSATYLGYSFDIHGGGVDLVFPHHENEIAQSCAACNKSDISLWVHNGFVTVDSEKMSKSLGNFFTIRQVVDIYHPLALRYFLMGAHYRSPINYSIIQLESASDRIFYIYETLHECESFLNQHDQTVRKDSIPPDTANIIDNFHNVFVTSMSDDLHTPVVLSGLADPLKSINDLLHTRQGKKRQFRIESLAALEKSIRNVLTILGLLPTSYSKVLQQLREKALKRANLTEDEILQKIEERAAARIQKEYAKSDAIRKDLAVVGITLMDSPNGTTWRPTIPLHLQEQQNNAP; encoded by the exons ATGGGAACACTATCTCTGTCCCCATCTCTTCTCAAATTCTACaaacccttcttcttcttctcttcgaTTCCACACTCCACTCGACCCATTCTCTTCCGCAGCattaacaacaagaagaagcttccttcctcttcttctttcttctgcttCAGCAGCTCTGTGGGACAATCTCAGCCGTCGACGGCGAACAGCACTTTCGCATCCAAATCGGAGGGCCAGAATCTGAAGGGTCCATCTCCCGAGCTGTGGCTGCACAACACGATGAGCAAGAAGAGAGAGCTTTTGAGACCGAAAGTGGAATCCAAAGTTGGAATGTACGTATGCGGTGTAACCGCTTATGATCTCAGCCATATTGGCCATGCTCGCGTCTACGTCAACTTCGACCTTCTTTTCAg GTACCTTAAGCATTTGGGATACGAAGTGTCTTATGTTCGCAATTTCACTGACGTAGATGACAAG ATCATTGCTAGAGCAAATGAATTAGGCGAAGATCCAATCAGTTTAAGTCAACGCTACTGTGAAGAGTTCTGCCAAGACATGATAACGCTTAATTGTCTGACTCCTTCTGTGGAACCAAAAGTCTCAGAGCACATGCCCCAAATCATTGATATGATTGAGAAG ATACTTAATAATGGTTATGCCTACATTGTTGATGGGGATGTATACTATACTGTAGAAAAGTTTCCTGAATATGGAAAATTATCTGGTCGAGATCTAGAAGACAATCGAGCTGGTGAGAGGGTAGCCGTTGATTCAAGGAAGAAACATCCTGCTGATTTTGCTCTCTGGAAG TCTGCAAAGTCAGGAGAGCCATTTTGGGAGAGTCCCTGGGGTCCTGGAAGACCTGGTTGGCACATTGAATGCAGTGCTATGAGTGCAACTTATCTTGGTTACTCTTTTGACATCCATGGTGGAGGGGTTGACCTTGTGTTTCCCCACCATGAAAATGAAATAGCTCAGAGTTGTGCTGCATGTAATAAAAGCGATATAAGCCTATGGGTACACAATGGATTTGTCACTGTTGACTCCGAGAAGATGTCTAAATCTCTGGGAAACTTTTTCACAATACGGCAG GTTGTAGACATTTATCATCCTCTGGCTTTGAGATATTTTTTGATGGGTGCGCATTATCGATCTCCAATTAACTACTCTATCATACAGCTTGAAAGTGCTTCAGAccgtattttttatatatacgaG ACATTGCATGAATGTGAAAGCTTTCTGAATCAACATGATCAGACAGTTAGGAAGGATTCCATCCCACCAGATACTGCAAACATTATTGATAACTTCCATAATGTTTTTGTAACCTCAATGTCTGATGATTTACACACCCCGGTTGTATTGTCTGGACTGGCTGATCCATTAAAATCAATCAATGATTTGCTGCATACTCGTCAG GGTAAAAAACGACAGTTCCGAATAGAATCACTTGCAGCTTTGGAGAAGAGCATCAGGAATGTCCTGACTATTTTAGGACTTTTGCCTACAAGTTATTCTAAG GTTCTGCAGCAGCTTAGAGAAAAAGCTTTGAAACGTGCGAACTTGACAGAAGATGAAATCTTGCAGAAAATCGAAGAACGGGCCGCTGCCAGAATACAAAAGGAGTACGCCAAATCGGACGCAATAAGAAAGGATTTGGCTGTTGTTGGGATTACTCTCATGGACAGTCCTAATGGCACAACTTGGAGGCCTACCATTCCCCTTCATCTACAAGAGCAACAAAACAATGCACCATAA
- the LOC107463298 gene encoding cysteine--tRNA ligase, chloroplastic/mitochondrial isoform X2 — protein sequence MISAILAMLASTSTSTFFSGRYLKHLGYEVSYVRNFTDVDDKIIARANELGEDPISLSQRYCEEFCQDMITLNCLTPSVEPKVSEHMPQIIDMIEKILNNGYAYIVDGDVYYTVEKFPEYGKLSGRDLEDNRAGERVAVDSRKKHPADFALWKSAKSGEPFWESPWGPGRPGWHIECSAMSATYLGYSFDIHGGGVDLVFPHHENEIAQSCAACNKSDISLWVHNGFVTVDSEKMSKSLGNFFTIRQVVDIYHPLALRYFLMGAHYRSPINYSIIQLESASDRIFYIYETLHECESFLNQHDQTVRKDSIPPDTANIIDNFHNVFVTSMSDDLHTPVVLSGLADPLKSINDLLHTRQGKKRQFRIESLAALEKSIRNVLTILGLLPTSYSKVLQQLREKALKRANLTEDEILQKIEERAAARIQKEYAKSDAIRKDLAVVGITLMDSPNGTTWRPTIPLHLQEQQNNAP from the exons ATGATCTCAGCCATATTGGCCATGCTCGCGTCTACGTCAACTTCGACCTTCTTTTCAg GCAGGTACCTTAAGCATTTGGGATACGAAGTGTCTTATGTTCGCAATTTCACTGACGTAGATGACAAG ATCATTGCTAGAGCAAATGAATTAGGCGAAGATCCAATCAGTTTAAGTCAACGCTACTGTGAAGAGTTCTGCCAAGACATGATAACGCTTAATTGTCTGACTCCTTCTGTGGAACCAAAAGTCTCAGAGCACATGCCCCAAATCATTGATATGATTGAGAAG ATACTTAATAATGGTTATGCCTACATTGTTGATGGGGATGTATACTATACTGTAGAAAAGTTTCCTGAATATGGAAAATTATCTGGTCGAGATCTAGAAGACAATCGAGCTGGTGAGAGGGTAGCCGTTGATTCAAGGAAGAAACATCCTGCTGATTTTGCTCTCTGGAAG TCTGCAAAGTCAGGAGAGCCATTTTGGGAGAGTCCCTGGGGTCCTGGAAGACCTGGTTGGCACATTGAATGCAGTGCTATGAGTGCAACTTATCTTGGTTACTCTTTTGACATCCATGGTGGAGGGGTTGACCTTGTGTTTCCCCACCATGAAAATGAAATAGCTCAGAGTTGTGCTGCATGTAATAAAAGCGATATAAGCCTATGGGTACACAATGGATTTGTCACTGTTGACTCCGAGAAGATGTCTAAATCTCTGGGAAACTTTTTCACAATACGGCAG GTTGTAGACATTTATCATCCTCTGGCTTTGAGATATTTTTTGATGGGTGCGCATTATCGATCTCCAATTAACTACTCTATCATACAGCTTGAAAGTGCTTCAGAccgtattttttatatatacgaG ACATTGCATGAATGTGAAAGCTTTCTGAATCAACATGATCAGACAGTTAGGAAGGATTCCATCCCACCAGATACTGCAAACATTATTGATAACTTCCATAATGTTTTTGTAACCTCAATGTCTGATGATTTACACACCCCGGTTGTATTGTCTGGACTGGCTGATCCATTAAAATCAATCAATGATTTGCTGCATACTCGTCAG GGTAAAAAACGACAGTTCCGAATAGAATCACTTGCAGCTTTGGAGAAGAGCATCAGGAATGTCCTGACTATTTTAGGACTTTTGCCTACAAGTTATTCTAAG GTTCTGCAGCAGCTTAGAGAAAAAGCTTTGAAACGTGCGAACTTGACAGAAGATGAAATCTTGCAGAAAATCGAAGAACGGGCCGCTGCCAGAATACAAAAGGAGTACGCCAAATCGGACGCAATAAGAAAGGATTTGGCTGTTGTTGGGATTACTCTCATGGACAGTCCTAATGGCACAACTTGGAGGCCTACCATTCCCCTTCATCTACAAGAGCAACAAAACAATGCACCATAA
- the LOC107463298 gene encoding cysteine--tRNA ligase, chloroplastic/mitochondrial isoform X3: MITLNCLTPSVEPKVSEHMPQIIDMIEKILNNGYAYIVDGDVYYTVEKFPEYGKLSGRDLEDNRAGERVAVDSRKKHPADFALWKSAKSGEPFWESPWGPGRPGWHIECSAMSATYLGYSFDIHGGGVDLVFPHHENEIAQSCAACNKSDISLWVHNGFVTVDSEKMSKSLGNFFTIRQVVDIYHPLALRYFLMGAHYRSPINYSIIQLESASDRIFYIYETLHECESFLNQHDQTVRKDSIPPDTANIIDNFHNVFVTSMSDDLHTPVVLSGLADPLKSINDLLHTRQGKKRQFRIESLAALEKSIRNVLTILGLLPTSYSKVLQQLREKALKRANLTEDEILQKIEERAAARIQKEYAKSDAIRKDLAVVGITLMDSPNGTTWRPTIPLHLQEQQNNAP, from the exons ATGATAACGCTTAATTGTCTGACTCCTTCTGTGGAACCAAAAGTCTCAGAGCACATGCCCCAAATCATTGATATGATTGAGAAG ATACTTAATAATGGTTATGCCTACATTGTTGATGGGGATGTATACTATACTGTAGAAAAGTTTCCTGAATATGGAAAATTATCTGGTCGAGATCTAGAAGACAATCGAGCTGGTGAGAGGGTAGCCGTTGATTCAAGGAAGAAACATCCTGCTGATTTTGCTCTCTGGAAG TCTGCAAAGTCAGGAGAGCCATTTTGGGAGAGTCCCTGGGGTCCTGGAAGACCTGGTTGGCACATTGAATGCAGTGCTATGAGTGCAACTTATCTTGGTTACTCTTTTGACATCCATGGTGGAGGGGTTGACCTTGTGTTTCCCCACCATGAAAATGAAATAGCTCAGAGTTGTGCTGCATGTAATAAAAGCGATATAAGCCTATGGGTACACAATGGATTTGTCACTGTTGACTCCGAGAAGATGTCTAAATCTCTGGGAAACTTTTTCACAATACGGCAG GTTGTAGACATTTATCATCCTCTGGCTTTGAGATATTTTTTGATGGGTGCGCATTATCGATCTCCAATTAACTACTCTATCATACAGCTTGAAAGTGCTTCAGAccgtattttttatatatacgaG ACATTGCATGAATGTGAAAGCTTTCTGAATCAACATGATCAGACAGTTAGGAAGGATTCCATCCCACCAGATACTGCAAACATTATTGATAACTTCCATAATGTTTTTGTAACCTCAATGTCTGATGATTTACACACCCCGGTTGTATTGTCTGGACTGGCTGATCCATTAAAATCAATCAATGATTTGCTGCATACTCGTCAG GGTAAAAAACGACAGTTCCGAATAGAATCACTTGCAGCTTTGGAGAAGAGCATCAGGAATGTCCTGACTATTTTAGGACTTTTGCCTACAAGTTATTCTAAG GTTCTGCAGCAGCTTAGAGAAAAAGCTTTGAAACGTGCGAACTTGACAGAAGATGAAATCTTGCAGAAAATCGAAGAACGGGCCGCTGCCAGAATACAAAAGGAGTACGCCAAATCGGACGCAATAAGAAAGGATTTGGCTGTTGTTGGGATTACTCTCATGGACAGTCCTAATGGCACAACTTGGAGGCCTACCATTCCCCTTCATCTACAAGAGCAACAAAACAATGCACCATAA
- the LOC107463154 gene encoding F-box/kelch-repeat protein At3g06240-like produces the protein MHCSLQSLDLYRQQSTFVSHPADGKFIRGSCNGLLCLSEGFPFETLTLFNPSTRSVSPSVPFGCSDECGDLVFRGFGYDTLHDQYKFVMGCRASSLRTDFKVRSGAIVFTFGANPCWKTVDHPVFPYHVADKGDGIFVSGTPNWLVYDSTGTRDYETEWFVLTFDLKTESFGRMCLPIVARCSDYTQVPQLSLRNNCLFYSVCTTCILFCTFWIMKEHG, from the coding sequence ATGCATTGCTCTTTACAATCTCTTGATCTTTATCGCCAGCAGTCAACATTCGTGTCGCATCCGGCTGACGGAAAATTCATCAGGGGATCTTGCAACGGATTGCTCTGCCTGTCTGAAGGTTTTCCCTTCGAAACTCTTACTCTTTTCAATCCCAGTACTCGTTCGGTGTCCCCATCCGTTCCATTCGGGTGCTCCGACGAGTGCGGAGACCTTGTTTTCCGTGGCTTTGGCTATGATACTCTACATGACCAGTACAAGTTTGTTATGGGTTGTCGTGCCTCGTCTCTTAGAACTGATTTCAAAGTGAGATCTGGAGCTATAGTTTTCACTTTTGGTGCAAATCCTTGTTGGAAAACTGTTGATCATCCCGTGTTTCCGTATCACGTAGCTGACAAAGGAGATGGAATATTTGTGAGCGGCACTCCGAATTGGCTTGTGTATGATTCTACTGGTACTAGAGATTATGAAACTGAGTGGTTCGTTCTTACTTTCGACTTGAAAACAGAGTCGTTTGGTCGAATGTGTCTGCCTATTGTTGCAAGGTGCTCTGACTACACCCAAGTGCCTCAGTTGTCACTCCGCAATAATTgtcttttttattctgtttgCACGACGTGTATACTGTTTTGCACATTCTGGATAATGAAGGAGCATGGATAA